The following is a genomic window from Thunnus maccoyii chromosome 13, fThuMac1.1, whole genome shotgun sequence.
atatgaatttatttatgATTTGGATTACACCAAAACTGTTGTGTATCCTGCAAAAAATCTGTTCTATctgtcaatatatttaaaatattgaaacatatttaaagataCCATTAATatcaaaaaccccaaaaatgaaatgagaaaaatgaaaataatacaaaaacaaagcattcaTAATATATAATGTACATAGACTGACAAAAGACCTCCCAACACTCACCTTGTACACATCATGCAGACCAATGATAGCATCAAAGAGTGAGTAGAGGTCATTGAGTAAGTCAACCACCTCGATGGGCTCGCTGAGAGCTGAGATGGTGGTGAAGCCCACGATGTCACTGAAGTACAGAGTGACTTCGCTGAAATGCTCGGGTTTCACAGGCTTCCCTGTCTTCAGTGCCTGGGCCACAGATCTGAAAGAGGAAGATTATGAGTGGAGGACACTCTGAGGAACTGACACAGAAATAGTTTTGTCATAAGAGCCTGAAACTGCTTGAAGTAATTTTGTACTTTCATGGATTTCATTTTTCAGCGCACTCACAGACTTTAAAAGACATTCTGTCCCTTTCAAACATCATAAATCTGATGATTTCAGGCTTTCCTCCCAAACTACCAATACTGATCACTGCAAATAGGCAAAGTAGCATCTctaaaaacatgactgaaatgCATAGATACAGTAACCTATAATGTGTGACTGACTCCTTCTTACACTGATCTGATTCAATATGAATCTCAGTATCATGCAGTTGGTGACTGAAAACAGGAAGGCAACTTCTCTTTGGCGAATCAGGGTTTTGAAATGACTGCAATCATTTTTTGTATTGATCTAATATAAagattcattattatttattattattaattaggTTAGTGTCAGTGCTATGAAAAGCACAGTTGAGTTTGTTAAGGTGTCAATTCTGATAATAACAAGAATTTTTGGTGGTCAGTTGCCCTACACATcataaaaggaaacaaaactgaagtgGCTGATCTGTTGCACATCATGTTGTGtggaaaaatctgtttttcagagTCCTGATGACATAAACTAACTTCTTATTGATTccttataaaacaaaaataataatttaaaaaaacacattacaatgTAAACATTCTGTGACAAATTACAGtgacagaataaaatataaGGGCAGGACACCATTGATTAATTTTATCTGCAGGTTGATACTGAATGTTTCATTTGAGGATAAACATCACTTATGGACagtatatttagaatatttagTATATTTTGTGTAATGTGTGAAAAAGCAAAGAATAACTGTCATGAGCAAGCAAAATCTACAAATTACAGGTTTTCACTAATGGTATTTGGCTGCTTGATTTAAACCAGTTTGACTGTCTGATCACATCCACATCACATTCTCGCAGTTGTTGAACGCAGCAGAACGATGCTATATTTTGGTAGACAACTTGGAGTAGAGATAtgttgaaagaaagaaagatgtaaaagaaaatatgtttgacTATTCTGATGgttaaattgtgttttcatggcAGCTACAATTCGGTAATAATCTCTCTACTTTTTCCTCTGTGGTTTTGATTCAACCACATTTTGCACAGCTGGCCTGGTCTCCACAGCACCTGAGAATTATTGTTACATCCCTGCAGAAGACAGATCACAGGGAGCAGCCACCCTGTTGAACTGAATCCCTACCAGCTTCAGGGATGCTGTTTTGCAGCTgtctctgacctttgacctccctgACCTTGCCTTCTCTTAACTTGATCACttaaatatcacattattatTGTAACTGTGCTCATGCTCCACAGACCTCCAGAGGCTATTGTTTCTCATCAACCTCTAtagctgtgctgtgtgtgtagaATAATATAACTTTGAGCATGACACCACAGTTTTATCATGTCTTTCACATGTTAATGAAAGCAGCTGGGCACTTACTTGGGCAACATCTGAGCCACCAGATTGTCAGtcttctgtctctccacctccagctcctctgtcctctctctaATCAGATCTTCCAAATTAGAAGAATACTGCTCCAACATGCGCAGCATAGAGTCAATGATGTTGGTTTTCTTTCCCTTGGTGATGCTCTTGAACTGTCATGAAGAGGGAGGGAACAGTAATGTGATCTCCTTTTGCACAGAGCAACATATAAGGAAACATAAACCTGGATCAATATGTGTTATCAAAGTGTTCACCTGTTTGAAGATATCCTCAAAGGTCGGCCTCTTCTCTGGCTCTTCACTCCAGGCCTGTTTCATAACCTGTATCACGTCCAGCGGGGCCTCATCCACTGACACAACAGGCCGGCACAAAGGAGGAGGCTCTTTGACCTTGCTGATAATCtctgtcatcacacacacacaacacaggcATTAGACACATGcagaaatgcacaaaaacagaTAGAATTCATGCACTCAGTTTCGTCAATGAGCATTTTCAGCAACAATTCTAATGTTTATCATTTGCTTTCCCGCTCATTGTGACTGGTGCTGTGTATAAAGTAGTCGTTTCATGTTGTCATCCTATGGGGTTAGAAATGCCATATCACTCACCCTTGGGAGGCATGTCCAGCATGCAGAAAGGTGCAGAGCGAGAAATGACCTCCTGCATAATAATGGAGAAGCTGTAGACATCTCCCTGGAAAGTGCCCTTTCTTCTCAAACTAGAACTTCGCAGCAACTCAGGAGCCGTCCAGAGCAGAtcttttttattgaaataagatggacaataaacaaagaaaattataaataaacaaagagaatTGATATGTACAAGCAAACTCACTAAATCATTGGTCTGAGGATGCACATGAACTCACTCTCGGGCTTGTCCTCATCATTGTCGACGTTTTGGGCAATCAAAATTTCATTGAATCCATAATCAGTCACCTTCAACACGAAGCGCCCATCTACCACACAGTTGCGGGATTTCAGCCGTCCATGGAGGATGCCACGATTGTGCAGATACTTCATCCCCTGATAACAGTTGGaacagtatgtgtgagtgatAAAAGGACATGCTAAGATGGGAAATGAAACACGAGTAGGTCACTATGTCTCTCTTACCCGGATCAGATCCATTAACAAGGAAGACTTGAACATCCAGTCAAGACGCACGTCCTCATTGTTGAGCAAGTCCTCCAAGCTGCCCCTGGAGCAGTGTTCAGTCACAATGCCAAAGATCCCAGAGTCCAAGAACAGTCCCAGGAACAGATTGAGGTTCTCATGCCTCATGTCTCTGAGCTGAGAGGAAGACAATGGAAACTTCAATGCTGTAGATTGTCAGGTTTGTTCTTTGGATCTAACTTCATTTTTCAAGAGGTTTTATAATGCTTTTTTTATGGCTGGGGTCAGTGCAGTCAATTGTTTTGCAACATTTGTTTCTTTAGATTGAAGTTCAGATGACCAATTATATTCTCTTATCCAAAGGATTTACAAATTTGAGctttacagtaaattactgcATAATCACAGAAGTGGACCAACCTGTGGTTTCTGGCTACAATTGAAAGTCATTTGTTCTAATAATGAGTGATATGCAATTGGCcaagaaaacagaacagaacttCCTTCCcattcactcacacattcactgaCCTGGACAAAGATAAACTCAGTGTTGCTGTTGACACTTGATACTGCTCCACTGGGGCATTTCTTCAACCAAACCCAGTCACCCTGGGATGTACACAGAATGACACAGTCTTTGTGAAAGCACTACCAAAAACAGCCAAAGGCATGAGCTCCATAATGGTAAACAGGAGTTTGTTGAATGTGTCATGACAGACTCGCCTCACctcaaacacagcaacattCGAGCTGTCTGGTGTTGACGCCAAGTAGCTGCGACCGGACACTGAGTGATGAGGTGTCTTCATATCCAGCTGGCTCCTCATGATGCTTTCGTCATTGATTTTCTGCTCACACATACAGTTCAGAGAGGACGGGGTCAGCTTAGAGCAGATAGTCTTTTACAGGTAAACAACTTTCATACATCATATATCTGCAAATAACTGCGTGCACCACAGAGAGAAGCAAAACACAGCTAAATACTGCCGGTATTGTCAGCGATTCAGCACAGAACTGACCCGTTTGCTGACTTGAGTGTTGATGAAGACCAGGTCATCCAGGGTCAGGACTACCTTTGATGATCCACTACCTCCACCACCTCCGAAGCTGAACCCAACTCTGCCGTTTCTCctgaacagacaaaaaagaaatcaaaaacaaTCATAATATTTTCTAAAAAGCACACAAGACTGCACTGGATGAGATATCATTCTTTGATATTCTGCTATACATACTTGAAATGAAGAAAGAAGTTTACTCccaatgcaaacaaaacaatgaacagtagaaaaaggaagaagagagtGGCTGCATCCAGTCCTTtgggaagagaagaggagaagttTGAATGTAAGGGTTCAGCAACATACACCATAGCAACTTAAAAACAGTATATATCCTGTGATGACACTACTAGAGCACTCACCTCCACTGCAGGCAAAGTATGGACTAAACCAGCAACCTGAGTCTTTGTAGGGCGTGCTTCCTGCAAAATGGATCGAACGTCCAAGGTATTTCAAGGCCCCAGTCTTGCCATCTGTATGTTGGGCGTCCAGAGTGTGAGTGGAGTAGAGAGTGTTGCCCATGCCACTGTAGTCCAGCACTACATAGCGGGCCTGCATGCCTTCACCGTTCCTGCCAGCCCACAAGGGCTGATTGAAGCCTTCATATTCAAAGCCACCCTCGCTGTCACCCAGGATCTCACCGGTTACCCAGCGGCCTCTTTTGGCGCGGGCCTGCTCAACAGCCATAGCTGTGTAGTACATCATGTTGTAGATGGTGCCAAAGAATGGGGAAACCTAGCAGAGGAGACAGTGGTGATTATCTGCTGATGTGACAGAACAGTGCAGCactatttcaaattattttataaaagtgTGATTTTGATTCAAATATGTTCCATTTGTTAAGAATGTTAATTCAATGACTAATATTTATTTGGTTGTtagtttttcctcttctttcagATTTGTCATTATTTCTTTCATCGCTTAATTATTACAATATACAACAGAGAGTCTCACCTGCTCTGGTGGGGTGCTGCTGCGGATTTCATAGCTATTCTGAGCATGTTTGAAGGCTTCACGGAAATTGCGTTCTCCGGAGTCCATAGTGATGGTGAGGACCCCGTCATAGGCTTTCCGTATTTTGGTGTCATTGCCTAGCAAATAGTAGGATGCATTGTTGTAGGGTAGTGAGTAGAGGAGGGTGTCATAGGGGATGAAGACGTAGCCACGGTCGATCATACGCATGGCCAAGGCTGTAGTCAGAAGTTGGTACTGGGCTTGGCCACCAATCAGGACAGAGGGCATGCACATAATGATCACtgcaaggagaggagaaagaagttTAAAAACTCATCTATTTGCATGATTTGTGTGGATTAAGGTGGTCCTTTGGTCTTTTACACTTATAGCTCACCTCTGACCCGGTCAGCTTCCCGCACTTTTGTCAGGGCTTTCCGAGGCCCGTCCTTGTCGCCCTCCATAGTGACCACAGGGTTGACAGGCAGACCGAGGGCCCTCAGTGACGAGGCCAGCTCTTGTCCAGTGGCTTCCCACAAATCTGTCTCCTCTGATATTATAGCCACATGGGCCCAATGAAAGAAGCGCAACACAGCGAAAAGTACACGGGAAGACAGTGGCAGCGGGCGCAGGAAGGTGGGATACGTCTCTCCATTTTCCATGTTTGGTTTGAGGCAACCCCAGGAGAGAATCCCAACATCCCACTCTTTTGCATACAAAGCAGCTGAGGAGCAGTAGCCTGGATTGGCTGGGCCTAGGAAAGCAGCACCGTAGCCATCCAGCCCAGCAAAACGAGCGAGGGCACGGGATGATTTGCAATCCTCATTGACCAGCGTGTAGTCATACCAGTAGCCTTTGTTGAGGTAGGGGTCCTTATTGATGCGGGAGGTGGCAAGACGGGCTGCCAAGTCAGGCAGAGCTTTGGAGTATAAGAGGTCACAAGTCCAGGGTCCAACCAGTGCCACCTTGAAAGTGGTCCCCCAAGCTTGACACGGCAGAAATGAGAGCATGAATAAGGGCAGAAGAAACCAGTTCCCCCACCAGCTCTTGGAGCGTTGCACAGGGGATGATGGCAGCTGTGGTTGTGATGATcttgatgataatgatgataatgatttaAACAGACTATACTCATTGCAACTGTTTGTAGCCACTGTCCGcatgtctctttttctctttacttttatTGAGTCATGCTGCCATCGTGGGTGGTAGGACAGGTTGTGCAGAAAGCGAGGGTCTCTGTGACTTGCCATTTCCCCACACAGCTATTCTGATGTGCAGACACAGAAGAGGAGTGGAGAGTTTATGGTGGTTAGTGTGACAGTGAGTATGTCTTTGTGGATGGGAATGTGTCCCTTGGCACTCAGCCGGCCTCTAGTCCAAAGCTGGACAGGCGACGACACGACCCCAAGCCATCTCTGCCtccagaaaataagaaaaaagaattAGAAAGTTGCAGCCTGACTTACAACgtgcttgtgtttttgcttCATATGCTCTGTGATACAAGCATGGACATCTCAGGGCAGTCTACAGTATACAGACACAAGCCCTGACCTGAACTTACATCTTGCTGATCTGTTTTGTTTAACAGATCGTGATGTTGAATCTTATCAGCATCCATCTGTCTTACCGAGGACATGGTGCCAAAGTGTAAATGCTGTGCCTTGTACAATTAATGGCATGAAGCTGATTAGCTTTCCGAGGTCACAGGCTTTAAAATCAAGTGCCAGGTACGTGGAGCTAAATCTGGCCTTGATGTCTTTATTTGGCCTTCGTATCTATTTTTCCTTATAAAGTCAATCTTGTCAATCAGTGTTCTCAGCCATCCATTTCAGGATGATTCCAccttttgatctttttttccgGTGCAAAACGTAGTTTGATGGAGCTTACACTGGTGTTTCAGGTTTAAATtagaaacaacagtcaggctCTCTGAATcttcattatattattatctcAGAGACCTTATTATACGcagaaactaaaaaaacaatttgttgcATTGGTTGCATGTAAATCCACTTCAACCATCTATTCTCACCTGGACTTACCTTTAAAATATTACAGACCTAGCTGCTATGACTGTTACCATGcttaataattcaacattttcatGATCTAAACCTGGCAATTTACAGGATTTTATGCTTCGAAAAGCTgcttttaaaagcatttttgtaACATATGAACAAACACAGCCAATACTTCCCTCTGTGTTCAGatgaacactttttaaaaatggctgCCCATGTTCAAAGTATTAACGTTGACAGCTGAGCAAAAGGCCTGACCAACCTGCCAGTGGTGAAAAAAGTTTATTTGCAGCTCATTCTAAAATTCAAACCATGAAGTATACAGACTTTAACCTTggcagaaataaaatattacaccAATACAATATTGGCTTATTGGTTTATGAGGACAATTAAAAAACTATTCCTGGCttcaaatactgaaaatatgaCCAAATCAACCAAATGTAGATGACAAAAAGTTAGTaatctttgtttctgtttgtttttgcatattcttataaaaaatattaatttattccTCTTCCAGACATACTTTTTCAGAGTTTAtatcatttatcaaaaataaatggGGTCTGTTATTGATTAAATCGTACACATGAACCATCTTTGGGtttcattgtttaaaaaattacaagaGAAGACAAAGCAAATACCACAGAGCCTGATTTGTTTCCTTGTCTTCAAGCTAAAGCGCAGCAAGCAAGCGGTGACCACCAAGCCTCCTAAAGTGGCTAATACTGACATTGGCTTATCAGTTGCTAATAGGTTAAGATGAGCACTGACTATTGGACTACTGGATATTCTAGCCATGTTCTACAGTGCAGCTGAAAATAGGAAATAGGTCAAGTTATGATAAGCCCTCAAAACcctttttccatttcatgtatagatcagtttttaaaaagctatAACAAATTTATGAAGGGATTAGTCAGTTATTGGTGTTTCAACAGCCTCACCTTTACCTGAGTAGCTCTGGTGCAAACAGATCTGAACAGCACTGCAATCACACTGTGTGATGAATGACTAGTTCACATTAACAAAACCACACTTAATATCTGTAAATCAATACTGAGACATttcaataaaacagatttaaaaaatataagacAATTCTGACCTGGAGCAGTTTTTCTACATGGGAGCCATGTCAGTGTTGCCCTTCGTCGTTGAATAGCACCATCTGAATTCCAGGTGCATTCAGTATACAGAAGTATACAGCAGGAACCGTTATCTTTGGTCCTTTGTTGTGAAAAAATACCATAGGTAATCCAAATACCatgaaaggttttaaaaaaaaatctaaatatccTCTTTTAAATCCAATTTCCgtcaatacaaaaaaataaaaatctccaCATTTCCAGTAGTTTAGTCTTGCTTTAGTTCTTGCTGTCTCTTTGGACTGGGACCTTCCCCAAACCACAGAGCAAGGGACGGTTCGTGAGAACAGGCGCAGCCGTGATTCAGACTTCGGATTGGTAGAGAGGTCACAGGTAAAAGAAAGGGAAGAGTGGAAAGGACTGGCCAGCTTTGACTTCTCAGCCCTCTTTAGCTTTTAATCCATACTAGTGTGGgaagagtatgtgtgtgtgtgtg
Proteins encoded in this region:
- the gucy2d gene encoding retinal guanylyl cyclase 1, translated to MASHRDPRFLHNLSYHPRWQHDSIKVKRKRDMRTVATNSCNEYSLFKSLSSLSSRSSQPQLPSSPVQRSKSWWGNWFLLPLFMLSFLPCQAWGTTFKVALVGPWTCDLLYSKALPDLAARLATSRINKDPYLNKGYWYDYTLVNEDCKSSRALARFAGLDGYGAAFLGPANPGYCSSAALYAKEWDVGILSWGCLKPNMENGETYPTFLRPLPLSSRVLFAVLRFFHWAHVAIISEETDLWEATGQELASSLRALGLPVNPVVTMEGDKDGPRKALTKVREADRVRVIIMCMPSVLIGGQAQYQLLTTALAMRMIDRGYVFIPYDTLLYSLPYNNASYYLLGNDTKIRKAYDGVLTITMDSGERNFREAFKHAQNSYEIRSSTPPEQVSPFFGTIYNMMYYTAMAVEQARAKRGRWVTGEILGDSEGGFEYEGFNQPLWAGRNGEGMQARYVVLDYSGMGNTLYSTHTLDAQHTDGKTGALKYLGRSIHFAGSTPYKDSGCWFSPYFACSGGLDAATLFFLFLLFIVLFALGVNFFLHFKRNGRVGFSFGGGGGSGSSKVVLTLDDLVFINTQVSKRKINDESIMRSQLDMKTPHHSVSGRSYLASTPDSSNVAVFEGDWVWLKKCPSGAVSSVNSNTEFIFVQLRDMRHENLNLFLGLFLDSGIFGIVTEHCSRGSLEDLLNNEDVRLDWMFKSSLLMDLIRGMKYLHNRGILHGRLKSRNCVVDGRFVLKVTDYGFNEILIAQNVDNDEDKPENLLWTAPELLRSSSLRRKGTFQGDVYSFSIIMQEVISRSAPFCMLDMPPKEIISKVKEPPPLCRPVVSVDEAPLDVIQVMKQAWSEEPEKRPTFEDIFKQFKSITKGKKTNIIDSMLRMLEQYSSNLEDLIRERTEELEVERQKTDNLVAQMLPKSVAQALKTGKPVKPEHFSEVTLYFSDIVGFTTISALSEPIEVVDLLNDLYSLFDAIIGLHDVYKVETIGDAYMVASGVPTRNGNRHAAEMANMSLDILHCIGTFKMRHMPDVKVRIRIGLHSGPVVAGVVGLTMPRYCLFGDTVNTASRMESTGLSYRIHVNQSTVDILNSLKLGYKIDTRGLTELKGKGIENTYWLVGRQDFNKALPIPPDLQGGSNHGIGLEEIPLDRRQKFLDRQKKMG